A section of the Rattus norvegicus strain BN/NHsdMcwi chromosome 15, GRCr8, whole genome shotgun sequence genome encodes:
- the Fgf17 gene encoding fibroblast growth factor 17 isoform 2 precursor (isoform 2 precursor is encoded by transcript variant 2) translates to MGAARLLPNLTLCLQLLILCCQTQYVRDQGAMTDQLSRRQIREYQLYSRTSGKHVQVTGRRISATAEDGNKFAKLIVETDTFGSRVRIKGAESEKYICMNKRGKLIGKPSGKSKDCVFTEIVLENNYTAFQNARHEGWFMAFTRQGRPRQASRSRQNQREAHFIKRLYQGQLPFPNHAERQKQFEFVGSAPTRRTKRTRRPQSQT, encoded by the exons ATGGGAGCCGCCCGCCTGCTGCCTAACCTTACCCT GTGCTTGCAGCTATTGATCCTCTGCTGTCAAACGCAG TACGTGAGGGACCAGGGCGCTATGACTGACCAGCTGAGCAGGCGGCAAATCCGTGAGTACCAGCTCTACAGCCGGACCAGTGGCAAGCACGTGCAGGTCACCGGGCGTCGCATCTCTGCCACCGCTGAGGATGGCAACAAGTTCG CCAAGCTCATCGTGGAGACAGACACATTCGGCAGCAGAGTCCGCATCAAGGGGGCAGAGAGCGAGAAGTATATCTGTATGAACAAGAGGGGCAAGCTGATTGGGAAG CCGAGCGGGAAGAGCAAAGACTGCGTATTCACCGAGATCGTACTGGAGAACAACTACACAGCCTTCCAGAACGCCCGGCATGAGGGCTGGTTCATGGCTTTCACCCGGCAGGGCCGGCCTCGCCAGGCCTCCCGGAGCCGCCAGAACCAGCGAGAGGCCCACTTCATCAAGCGCCTCTACCAAGGCCAGCTGCCTTTCCCCAACCACGCTGAAAGGCAGAAGCAGTTCGAATTCGTGGGCTCCGCCCCCACTCGCAGGACCAAGCGCACTCGGAGGCCCCAGTCCCAAACGTAG
- the Fgf17 gene encoding fibroblast growth factor 17 isoform X1, with translation MIRTSLRLSLPSFPLPSILSIPENLWLRETLASLGLYPRGLPTSAPEFGEQRGKSPQEVSPAMGAARLLPNLTLCLQLLILCCQTQYVRDQGAMTDQLSRRQIREYQLYSRTSGKHVQVTGRRISATAEDGNKFAKLIVETDTFGSRVRIKGAESEKYICMNKRGKLIGKPSGKSKDCVFTEIVLENNYTAFQNARHEGWFMAFTRQGRPRQASRSRQNQREAHFIKRLYQGQLPFPNHAERQKQFEFVGSAPTRRTKRTRRPQSQT, from the exons ctttccccttccctccattCTTTCCATCCCTGAAAACCTGTGGCTCCGAGAGACCTTGGCTTCTCTGGGACTCTACCCCAGGGGCCTGCCCACATCCGCTCCTGAGTTTGGGGAGCAGAGGGGCAAATCGCCCCAAGAAGTCTCTCCAGCGATGGGAGCCGCCCGCCTGCTGCCTAACCTTACCCT GTGCTTGCAGCTATTGATCCTCTGCTGTCAAACGCAG TACGTGAGGGACCAGGGCGCTATGACTGACCAGCTGAGCAGGCGGCAAATCCGTGAGTACCAGCTCTACAGCCGGACCAGTGGCAAGCACGTGCAGGTCACCGGGCGTCGCATCTCTGCCACCGCTGAGGATGGCAACAAGTTCG CCAAGCTCATCGTGGAGACAGACACATTCGGCAGCAGAGTCCGCATCAAGGGGGCAGAGAGCGAGAAGTATATCTGTATGAACAAGAGGGGCAAGCTGATTGGGAAG CCGAGCGGGAAGAGCAAAGACTGCGTATTCACCGAGATCGTACTGGAGAACAACTACACAGCCTTCCAGAACGCCCGGCATGAGGGCTGGTTCATGGCTTTCACCCGGCAGGGCCGGCCTCGCCAGGCCTCCCGGAGCCGCCAGAACCAGCGAGAGGCCCACTTCATCAAGCGCCTCTACCAAGGCCAGCTGCCTTTCCCCAACCACGCTGAAAGGCAGAAGCAGTTCGAATTCGTGGGCTCCGCCCCCACTCGCAGGACCAAGCGCACTCGGAGGCCCCAGTCCCAAACGTAG
- the Fgf17 gene encoding fibroblast growth factor 17 isoform 1 precursor (isoform 1 precursor is encoded by transcript variant 1) has protein sequence MGAARLLPNLTLCLQLLILCCQTQGENHPSPNFNQYVRDQGAMTDQLSRRQIREYQLYSRTSGKHVQVTGRRISATAEDGNKFAKLIVETDTFGSRVRIKGAESEKYICMNKRGKLIGKPSGKSKDCVFTEIVLENNYTAFQNARHEGWFMAFTRQGRPRQASRSRQNQREAHFIKRLYQGQLPFPNHAERQKQFEFVGSAPTRRTKRTRRPQSQT, from the exons ATGGGAGCCGCCCGCCTGCTGCCTAACCTTACCCT GTGCTTGCAGCTATTGATCCTCTGCTGTCAAACGCAG GGGGAGAATCACCCGTCTCCTAATTTTAACCAGTACGTGAGGGACCAGGGCGCTATGACTGACCAGCTGAGCAGGCGGCAAATCCGTGAGTACCAGCTCTACAGCCGGACCAGTGGCAAGCACGTGCAGGTCACCGGGCGTCGCATCTCTGCCACCGCTGAGGATGGCAACAAGTTCG CCAAGCTCATCGTGGAGACAGACACATTCGGCAGCAGAGTCCGCATCAAGGGGGCAGAGAGCGAGAAGTATATCTGTATGAACAAGAGGGGCAAGCTGATTGGGAAG CCGAGCGGGAAGAGCAAAGACTGCGTATTCACCGAGATCGTACTGGAGAACAACTACACAGCCTTCCAGAACGCCCGGCATGAGGGCTGGTTCATGGCTTTCACCCGGCAGGGCCGGCCTCGCCAGGCCTCCCGGAGCCGCCAGAACCAGCGAGAGGCCCACTTCATCAAGCGCCTCTACCAAGGCCAGCTGCCTTTCCCCAACCACGCTGAAAGGCAGAAGCAGTTCGAATTCGTGGGCTCCGCCCCCACTCGCAGGACCAAGCGCACTCGGAGGCCCCAGTCCCAAACGTAG